The following nucleotide sequence is from Cricetulus griseus strain 17A/GY chromosome 9, alternate assembly CriGri-PICRH-1.0, whole genome shotgun sequence.
TTTGAGTGTCGGTAAGCAATTACATATAAATGACTGATTGTTTTTGAACATGGAGCAATAGCATACGCAGAGAGAAATCTGAGTTACTCTTGACTAAAGGCACGAGGCATTTCAGAGACTCAGGGTCCTAGAACCATCCCAATCCCTGTTTCTCTGCCCAGGCATTCCTCACAGACTGTATATGCTACTGACCTCGCaattggaaatgaaaattgaTGGGTAAGGAAGCCATGGTTTGTCATTCTGAAAATCATTGAGCTTTAGTTAAGAGGAAAATAACTTGAAAGCAAAGGCTCACTTCAGTTGATAATCCTGTAATTTCATTTGCACATGTATAAAATGGCATGTTCAGTGATGTTTATACACATGTACAAAGAGGAAACTTTGGACAATGGTCAATGTTTTCGTGCACTTGAATTTACCAGTGGGCTCAGAGTATATTCTTATCAGAAATACATGTAGAACCTTAGGAAAGTGCAATTTCTATCAATTATATATTAGAAAACAATGtttgaaaaaatggaaaacacaatgCTTGTAAATAGAAAAACTATAATGATAATATGCATTCCACCAACCTGCTATAGAATATCTTTCAGTAAATGTTCTGTATACCAAATATGGATTCATCTGTCTACAAAGGCTGGGATAAAAGGTTATATAAATTACATGAATAGAAATGAGAAACAGTATCAACAGAGATGCAATTTTTAATTCTTCTGAAAATATCATGAATAGTTTGAATATTTGTCAGTAATTTCTCTTCAGAGGCagcaaagaaacatttaaaggaaCTTCATAATTTTTATGTCATCAGTGGACATCTGCGAGCAATATTGTTTTCCCTTGTTTAGAATCATGCATAGGAACACGAAGGGACTTTGTGACCATATACAATGACCACATCTTTGAATTATGTGCCTATAAGAGTAGGGATAGAACCACATGGAACAGATGTTCAGCAGGATCATAGTAGAGTCTATATAATTAGATATAATAATTGAAACACCTGCTGCTTCTGTGGTTAGCTTTGTCCTTTATATGTGTGTTTAGAAACTCATCTTAGAATGTCCCCAATTCAAAAGAATATATCAGATCAATATTCATACTAGATCTAACTGTGGATTGAGAATCAGGGTATCTGGTTGGCTTGGCACACTCAGCCCAGGCTTCATCTTTCCAAACAACAGGAGCTAACACCATGGAAGCAAGCGACAAAGCCATAGCAGTGATGTTCTCAACCCAGACTTTGGTTGGAGTTCTGGGAAATCTGTGCCTTCTCTGCCGATACATGTTGTTTTGCTTCTCAGGGTTCAGTTTCAAGTCCACAGACTTGATCCTGTGGCACATGATTGTAGCCAACTTCTTAACTCTGCTGTGTAAAGGAGTGCCTCAGACAATGGTCGCTTTGGGTTTTAAAGACTTCCTTAATGATTTTGGATGCAAGCTCCTTGTCTATCTTCACAGAGTTGGGAGGGGTGTTTGCATGAGTAGCACCTGCTCCCTGAGTGTCTTCCAGGCCATTACTATTAGCCCTTGGAACTCCTTATGGGCAGAGCTTAAGGTTGAAGCTCCCAAGTACATTAGTTCTTCTTTGTGCCTTAGTTGGATCCTGTATGTGCTCATCAGCATTTTTTCTCTTGTGTATACAAGTGcaaaattcaagaacaacacaaaaaatacaaaagactTGGGATACTGCTTTGCTGTTCGGCCTGACAAAATCATCTATACACTGTATGCCATAATACAGTCAGTTCCTGATTTAATTTTCGTGGGTCTCATGCTCTGGGCCAGCAGCTCCATGTTGTTCACCCTGCACAGACATAAACAGAGGATGCAACACATGCCCAGGACTAATGTGTCCTCCAGACGCTCC
It contains:
- the LOC113838157 gene encoding vomeronasal type-1 receptor 4-like — translated: MEASDKAIAVMFSTQTLVGVLGNLCLLCRYMLFCFSGFSFKSTDLILWHMIVANFLTLLCKGVPQTMVALGFKDFLNDFGCKLLVYLHRVGRGVCMSSTCSLSVFQAITISPWNSLWAELKVEAPKYISSSLCLSWILYVLISIFSLVYTSAKFKNNTKNTKDLGYCFAVRPDKIIYTLYAIIQSVPDLIFVGLMLWASSSMLFTLHRHKQRMQHMPRTNVSSRRSTESRATETILLLVSTFVCSYTLSCMLTLSVTLLLNPSWSLVNMAAIVAGSFPAMSPFLLMRCHNVAHSPCFSWIKTEKMSIILKLT